Proteins co-encoded in one Medicago truncatula cultivar Jemalong A17 chromosome 8, MtrunA17r5.0-ANR, whole genome shotgun sequence genomic window:
- the LOC11430409 gene encoding G-type lectin S-receptor-like serine/threonine-protein kinase At1g11300, translating to MAFLSHNINDLFITFLIFCTFYSCYSSTNNAITSSKSLKDNETITSNNTDLKLGFFSPLNSNNRYLGIWYINETNNIWIANRDQPLKDSNGIVTIHKDGNLVILNKPNGIIIWSTNISSSTNSTAKLDDAGNLILRDINSGATIWDSFTHPADSAVPSMKIASNKVTGKQIAFVARKSDNDPSSGHFTISVERLDVPEVFIWKDKKIYWRTGPWNGRVFLGTPRLSTEYLFGWRLGVDDDGTTFITYNFADKTMFGILSLTPHGTLKLIEYKNKKEHFRLEVDQNECDFYGKCGPFGNCDNSSVPNICSCFKGFEPKNLVEWSSRNWTNGCVRTAGMNLKCEMLKTGSNEFKQDGFLVNRNMKVPDFNERSAGNQDKCRTDCLVNCSCLAYAYDRYIGCVYWSGDLIGLQNFPHGGVDLFIRVPAELVKKEKGHKKGFLIISIAGGTGAFTLVVCAYLLWLRRSARHKGRQSRNLTTRECKQMKLDELPLYDFEKLETATNSFHFNNMLGKGGFGPVYKGVTEDGQEIAVKRLSKASGQGIEEFMNEVVVISKLQHRNLVRLLGCCVERGEKMLVYEFMPNKSLDAFLFDPIQKKKLDWRKRSNIVEGIARGIMYLHRDSRLKIIHRDLKASNILLDDEMIPKISDFGLARIVKGGEGDEANTKRVVGTYGYMPPEYAMGGLFSEKSDVYSFGVLLLEIVSGRRNNSFYQNEDSLSLVGFAWKLWLEENTISLIDREVWDASFESSMLRCMHIGLLCVQELPKERPSISTVVLMLISEITHLPPPGKVAFVHNQNSRSTESSQQSHRSNSNNNVTLSDVIGR from the exons ATGGCTTTTCTAAGTCATAATATAAATGACTTATTCATTACATTCCTCATATTTTGCACATTTTATTCATGTTATAGTTCTACCAACAACGCCAttacatcatcaaaatcactcAAAGACAATGAAACAATAACCTCAAACAACACAGACCTCAAGCTAGGATTTTTCAGCCCATTAAATTCGAACAACCGTTACTTAGGAATTTGGTACATCAATGAGACCAACAACATATGGATTGCAAACAGAGATCAACCACTCAAAGATTCAAATGGAATTGTCACAATTCACAAAGATGGAAATCTTGTAATATTGAACAAACCAAATGGTATCATCATTTGGTCAACAAACatttcatcttcaacaaattcaaCAGCTAAACTTGATGATGCAGGGAACTTGATTCTAAGAGACATCAATTCTGGAGCAACAATCTGGGATAGTTTCACACACCCTGCAGATTCAGCTGTTCCATCGATGAAAATTGCATCTAATAAAGTTACAGGTAAGCAAATTGCTTTTGTAGCAAGAAAAAGTGACAATGATCCTTCTTCGGGACATTTTACAATTAGTGTTGAAAGATTGGATGTACCAGAAGTTTTCATttggaaagataaaaaaatttattggaGAACTGGTCCATGGAATGGAAGGGTTTTTCTCGGAACGCCAAGATTGTCAACCGAATATCTATTTGGTTGGCGTTTAGGTGTCGACGATGATGGAACCACTTTTATAACTTATAATTTCGCCGACAAAACTATGTTTGGAATTCTCTCATTGACACCACATGGGACACTTAAGTTGATTGAGTATAAGAATAAAAAGGAACATTTTAGACTTGAGGTGGATCAAAATGAGTGtgatttttatggaaaatgtgGGCCATTTGGAAATTGTGATAATTCTAGTGTACCAAATATTTGTAGTTGTTTTAAAGGGTTTGAGCCAAAGAATTTGGTGGAATGGAGTTCAAGGAATTGGACTAATGGTTGTGTGAGGACAGCAGGAATGAACTTGAAGTGTGAGATGTTGAAGACCGGAtcaaatgaatttaaacaagATGGTTTTTTGGTGAATCGGAATATGAAAGTTCCTGATTTTAATGAGAGATCAGCTGGTAATCAAGATAAATGTAGAACAGATTGTTTGGTAAATTGTTCTTGTTTGGCATATGCATATGATCGTTATATAGGTTGCGTGTATTGGAGTGGAGACTTAATTGGTTTGCAAAACTTTCCTCATGGAGGAGTTGATCTCTTCATCCGTGTCCCGGCAGAACTTG TTAAAAAGGAAAAGGGGCACAAGAAGggttttttaatcatttcaattgCTGGGGGCACGGGAGCATTTACTTTGGTTGTATGTGCTTATCTTTTGTGGCTAAGACGTTCTGCTAGGCATAAAG GAAGACAATCTCGAAACTTGACTACTAGAGAATGTAAACAAATGAAATTGGATGAGCTACCACTATATGATTTTGAAAAGCTTGAAACTGCCACAAACAgttttcattttaataatatGCTTGGCAAGGGAGGTTTTGGCCCGGTATACAAG GGAGTCACGGAAGATGGTCAAGAAATTGCTGTGAAAAGACTCTCAAAAGCATCTGGACAAGGAATAGAAGAATTCATGAATGAAGTTGTAGTGATTTCTAAACTTCAACATCGCAATCTTGTAAGACTTCTTGGTTGTTGTGTtgaaagaggagagaaaatgTTGGTCTATGAGTTCATGCCAAATAAAAGTTTGGATGCCTTTCTCTTTG atccaatacaaaagaaaaagttagaTTGGAGAAAGCGGTCGAACATAGTTGAAGGAATAGCTCGAGGAATAATGTATCTTCATAGAGACTCGAGACTTAAGATTATACACAGAGATTTAAAAGCAAGCAACATCTTACTTGATGATGAGATGATTCCAAAAATATCAGACTTTGGTTTAGCTAGAATTGTTAAAGGTGGAGAAGGTGATGAAGCTAACACAAAAAGGGTTGTTGGAACTTA TGGTTATATGCCGCCTGAATATGCAATGGGGGGACTTTTCTCAGAGAAATCAGATGTATATAGCTTTGGTGTTTTATTGCTAGAGATTGTAAGCGGACGAAGAAATAACAGCTTTTATCAAAATGAGGATTCTCTTAGCCTTGTTGGCTTT GCATGGAAGCTATGGTTAGAAGAAAATACTATATCCCTAATAGATCGAGAGGTATGGGATGCATCCTTTGAAAGCAGCATGTTGAGGTGCATGCACATAGGACTTCTTTGTGTGCAAGAACTTCCAAAAGAAAGACCAAGTATATCAACTGTTGTTTTGATGCTCATAAGTGAGATTACACATCTTCCACCTCCCGGTAAAGTTGCATTTGTTCACAACCAAAATTCTCGAAGTACAGAATCTTCTCAACAAAGTCATCGATCTAACTCAAACAACAATGTAACTTTGAGTGATGTCATTGGCAGGTAA
- the LOC11434029 gene encoding G-type lectin S-receptor-like serine/threonine-protein kinase At1g11330 isoform X1: MAFLRHNTNDLFITVLIFCTFYSCYSAINDTITPSKSLKDNETITSNNTNFKLGFFSPLNSTNRYLGIWYINETNNIWIANRDQPLKDSNGIVTIHKNGNLVILNKPNGVIIWSTNISSSTNSTAQLADSGNLILRDISSGATIWDSFTHPADAAVPTMRIAANQVTGKKISFVSRKSDNDPSSGHYSASLERLDAPEVFIWYDKKIHWRTGPWNGLVFLGTPSMLTKYLHGWHFVQDNDGTTYITYNFADKTMFGILSLTPHGTLKLVEYMNKKELLRFEVDQNECDFYGKCGPFGNCDNSVVPICSCFDGFEAKNSVEWSLGNWTNGCVRKEGLNLKCEMVKNGSTVVKQDGFKVYHNMKVPDFAERLNVDIDKCGEDCLANCSCLAYAYDPSIFCMYWTGELIDLQKFPYGGVDLFIRVPGAELVATVAVKKEKGHNKSFLIIVIAGVIGALILVICAYLLWRKCSARHKGRQSRNMTSREHKQMKLDELPLYDFEKLETATNSFDYGNMLGKGGFGPVYKGILEDGQEIAVKRLSKASGQGIEEFMNEVVVISKLQHRNLVRLLGCCVERGEQMLVYEFMPNKSLDVFIFDPLQKKNLDWRKRSNIVEGIARGIMYLHRDSRLKIIHRDLKASNVLLDGDMIPKISDFGLARIVKGGEDDEANTKRVVGTYGYMPPEYAMEGLFSEKSDVYSFGVLLLEIVSGRRNTSFYHSEDSLSLVGFAWKLWLEENIISLIDPEVWDACFESSMLRCIHIGLLCVQELPKERPSISTVVLMLINEIRHLPPPGKVAFVHKQNSKSTTESSQKRHQSNSNNNVTLSDVTGR; this comes from the exons ATGGCTTTTCTACGTCATAATACAAATGACTTATTCATTACAGTCCTCATATTTTGCACCTTTTATTCATGTTATAGTGCAATCAATGACACCATTACACCATCCAAATCTCTCAAAGACAATGAAACAATAACCTCAAACAACACAAACTTCAAGCTAGGATTTTTCAGCCCATTAAATTCAACCAACCGTTACCTAGGAATTTGGTACATCAATGAGACCAACAATATATGGATTGCAAACAGAGATCAACCACTCAAAGATTCAAATGGAATAGTCACAATTCACAAAAATGGAAATCTTGTAATATTGAACAAACCAAATGGTGTTATTATATGGTCAACAAACatttcatcttcaacaaattcaaCAGCTCAACTTGCTGATTCAGGAAACTTGATTTTGAGAGATATCAGTTCTGGAGCAACAATCTGGGATAGTTTCACACACCCTGCAGATGCAGCTGTTCCAACAATGAGAATTGCAGCTAACCAAGTAACAGGTAAGAAAATATCCTTTGTATCAAGAAAAAGTGATAATGATCCTTCTTCAGGACATTATTCAGCTAGTCTTGAAAGATTGGATGCACCAGAAGTTTTCATTTGGTATGATAAGAAAATTCATTGGAGAACTGGTCCATGGAATGGATTGGTTTTTCTCGGAACACCGAGTATGTTAACCAAGTATTTACACGGTTGGCATTTTGTTCAAGACAATGATGGAACTACTTATATTACTTACAATTTCGCCGACAAAACTATGTTTGGAATTCTGTCATTGACACCACATGGAACACTTAAGTTGGTTGAGTATATGAATAAAAAGGAACTTCTTAgatttgaggttgatcaaaatgAGTGtgatttttatggaaaatgtgGGCCATTTGGTAACTGTGATAATTCTGTTGTGCCAATTTGTAGTTGTTTTGATGGGTTTGAGGCAAAGAATTCTGTGGAATGGAGTTTAGGAAATTGGACTAATGGTTGTGTGAGGAAAGAGGGATTGAACTTGAAGTGTGAGATGGTGAAGAATGGATCAACTGTAGTTAAGCAAGATGGATTTAAGGTGTATCATAATATGAAAGTTCCTGATTTTGCTGAGAGATTAAATGTTGATATAGATAAGTGTGGAGAAGATTGTTTGGCAAATTGTTCTTGTTTGGCATATGCATATGATCCTTCTATATTTTGTATGTATTGGACTGGAGAGTTAATTGATTTGCAGAAATTTCCTTATGGTGGAGTTGATCTCTTCATTCGAGTGCCGGGCGCAGAACTTG TTGCTACAGTTGCtgttaaaaaggaaaaaggacACAACAAGAGTTTTTTAATCATTGTAATTGCTGGGGTGATAGGAGCACTTATCTTGGTTATATGTGCTTATCTTTTATGGAGGAAATGTTCTGCTAGGCATAAAG GAAGACAATCTCGAAACATGACTAGTAGAGAACATAAACAAATGAAATTGGATGAGCTACCACTGTATGACTTTGAAAAGCTTGAAACTGCTACAAACAGTTTTGACTATGGTAATATGCTTGGAAAAGGAGGTTTTGGCCCTGTATACAAG GGAATATTGGAAGATGGCCAAGAAATTGCTGTGAAAAGACTCTCAAAAGCATCTGGACAAGGAATAGAAGAATTTATGAACGAAGTAGTAGTGATTTCTAAACTTCAACATCGTAATCTTGTAAGACTTCTTGGTTGTTGTGTAGAAAGGGGGGAGCAAATGTTGGTTTATGAGTTCATGCCAAATAAGAGTTTGGATGTCTTTATCTTTG atccgttacaaaagaaaaatttagaTTGGAGAAAGCGGTCGAACATAGTTGAAGGAATAGCTCGAGGTATAATGTATCTTCATAGAGACTCAAGACTTAAGATTATACATAGAGATTTAAAAGCAAGCAATGTCTTACTTGATGGAGACATGATTCCAAAGATATCAGACTTTGGGTTAGCTAGAATTGTTAAAGGTGGAGAAGATGATGAAGCTAACACGAAAAGGGTTGTCGGAACTTA TGGTTATATGCCGCCAGAATATGCAATGGAGGGGCTTTTCTCTGAGAAATCAGATGTATATAGCTTTGGGGTTTTATTGCTAGAGATTGTCAGTGGGCGAAGAAATACGAGCTTTTATCACAGCGAGGATTCACTTAGCCTTGTAGGCTTT gcATGGAAGCTATGGTTAGAAGAAAACATTATATCTCTAATAGATCCAGAGGTATGGGATGCATGTTTTGAGAGCAGCATGTTAAGGTGCATACACATAGGACTTCTTTGTGTGCAAGAACTTCCAAAAGAAAGACCAAGTATATCAACCGTAGTTTTGATGCTCATAAATGAGATAAGGCATCTTCCACCTCCAGGTAAAGTTGCATTTGTTCACAAGCAAAATTCAAAGAGTACTACAGAATCTTCTCAAAAGAGGCATCAATCTAACTCAAACAACAATGTAACTTTGAGTGATGTCACAGGCAGGTAA
- the LOC11434029 gene encoding G-type lectin S-receptor-like serine/threonine-protein kinase At1g11330 isoform X2, which yields MAFLRHNTNDLFITVLIFCTFYSCYSAINDTITPSKSLKDNETITSNNTNFKLGFFSPLNSTNRYLGIWYINETNNIWIANRDQPLKDSNGIVTIHKNGNLVILNKPNGVIIWSTNISSSTNSTAQLADSGNLILRDISSGATIWDSFTHPADAAVPTMRIAANQVTGKKISFVSRKSDNDPSSGHYSASLERLDAPEVFIWYDKKIHWRTGPWNGLVFLGTPSMLTKYLHGWHFVQDNDGTTYITYNFADKTMFGILSLTPHGTLKLVEYMNKKELLRFEVDQNECDFYGKCGPFGNCDNSVVPICSCFDGFEAKNSVEWSLGNWTNGCVRKEGLNLKCEMVKNGSTVVKQDGFKVYHNMKVPDFAERLNVDIDKCGEDCLANCSCLAYAYDPSIFCMYWTGELIDLQKFPYGGVDLFIRVPGAELVAVKKEKGHNKSFLIIVIAGVIGALILVICAYLLWRKCSARHKGRQSRNMTSREHKQMKLDELPLYDFEKLETATNSFDYGNMLGKGGFGPVYKGILEDGQEIAVKRLSKASGQGIEEFMNEVVVISKLQHRNLVRLLGCCVERGEQMLVYEFMPNKSLDVFIFDPLQKKNLDWRKRSNIVEGIARGIMYLHRDSRLKIIHRDLKASNVLLDGDMIPKISDFGLARIVKGGEDDEANTKRVVGTYGYMPPEYAMEGLFSEKSDVYSFGVLLLEIVSGRRNTSFYHSEDSLSLVGFAWKLWLEENIISLIDPEVWDACFESSMLRCIHIGLLCVQELPKERPSISTVVLMLINEIRHLPPPGKVAFVHKQNSKSTTESSQKRHQSNSNNNVTLSDVTGR from the exons ATGGCTTTTCTACGTCATAATACAAATGACTTATTCATTACAGTCCTCATATTTTGCACCTTTTATTCATGTTATAGTGCAATCAATGACACCATTACACCATCCAAATCTCTCAAAGACAATGAAACAATAACCTCAAACAACACAAACTTCAAGCTAGGATTTTTCAGCCCATTAAATTCAACCAACCGTTACCTAGGAATTTGGTACATCAATGAGACCAACAATATATGGATTGCAAACAGAGATCAACCACTCAAAGATTCAAATGGAATAGTCACAATTCACAAAAATGGAAATCTTGTAATATTGAACAAACCAAATGGTGTTATTATATGGTCAACAAACatttcatcttcaacaaattcaaCAGCTCAACTTGCTGATTCAGGAAACTTGATTTTGAGAGATATCAGTTCTGGAGCAACAATCTGGGATAGTTTCACACACCCTGCAGATGCAGCTGTTCCAACAATGAGAATTGCAGCTAACCAAGTAACAGGTAAGAAAATATCCTTTGTATCAAGAAAAAGTGATAATGATCCTTCTTCAGGACATTATTCAGCTAGTCTTGAAAGATTGGATGCACCAGAAGTTTTCATTTGGTATGATAAGAAAATTCATTGGAGAACTGGTCCATGGAATGGATTGGTTTTTCTCGGAACACCGAGTATGTTAACCAAGTATTTACACGGTTGGCATTTTGTTCAAGACAATGATGGAACTACTTATATTACTTACAATTTCGCCGACAAAACTATGTTTGGAATTCTGTCATTGACACCACATGGAACACTTAAGTTGGTTGAGTATATGAATAAAAAGGAACTTCTTAgatttgaggttgatcaaaatgAGTGtgatttttatggaaaatgtgGGCCATTTGGTAACTGTGATAATTCTGTTGTGCCAATTTGTAGTTGTTTTGATGGGTTTGAGGCAAAGAATTCTGTGGAATGGAGTTTAGGAAATTGGACTAATGGTTGTGTGAGGAAAGAGGGATTGAACTTGAAGTGTGAGATGGTGAAGAATGGATCAACTGTAGTTAAGCAAGATGGATTTAAGGTGTATCATAATATGAAAGTTCCTGATTTTGCTGAGAGATTAAATGTTGATATAGATAAGTGTGGAGAAGATTGTTTGGCAAATTGTTCTTGTTTGGCATATGCATATGATCCTTCTATATTTTGTATGTATTGGACTGGAGAGTTAATTGATTTGCAGAAATTTCCTTATGGTGGAGTTGATCTCTTCATTCGAGTGCCGGGCGCAGAACTTG TTGCtgttaaaaaggaaaaaggacACAACAAGAGTTTTTTAATCATTGTAATTGCTGGGGTGATAGGAGCACTTATCTTGGTTATATGTGCTTATCTTTTATGGAGGAAATGTTCTGCTAGGCATAAAG GAAGACAATCTCGAAACATGACTAGTAGAGAACATAAACAAATGAAATTGGATGAGCTACCACTGTATGACTTTGAAAAGCTTGAAACTGCTACAAACAGTTTTGACTATGGTAATATGCTTGGAAAAGGAGGTTTTGGCCCTGTATACAAG GGAATATTGGAAGATGGCCAAGAAATTGCTGTGAAAAGACTCTCAAAAGCATCTGGACAAGGAATAGAAGAATTTATGAACGAAGTAGTAGTGATTTCTAAACTTCAACATCGTAATCTTGTAAGACTTCTTGGTTGTTGTGTAGAAAGGGGGGAGCAAATGTTGGTTTATGAGTTCATGCCAAATAAGAGTTTGGATGTCTTTATCTTTG atccgttacaaaagaaaaatttagaTTGGAGAAAGCGGTCGAACATAGTTGAAGGAATAGCTCGAGGTATAATGTATCTTCATAGAGACTCAAGACTTAAGATTATACATAGAGATTTAAAAGCAAGCAATGTCTTACTTGATGGAGACATGATTCCAAAGATATCAGACTTTGGGTTAGCTAGAATTGTTAAAGGTGGAGAAGATGATGAAGCTAACACGAAAAGGGTTGTCGGAACTTA TGGTTATATGCCGCCAGAATATGCAATGGAGGGGCTTTTCTCTGAGAAATCAGATGTATATAGCTTTGGGGTTTTATTGCTAGAGATTGTCAGTGGGCGAAGAAATACGAGCTTTTATCACAGCGAGGATTCACTTAGCCTTGTAGGCTTT gcATGGAAGCTATGGTTAGAAGAAAACATTATATCTCTAATAGATCCAGAGGTATGGGATGCATGTTTTGAGAGCAGCATGTTAAGGTGCATACACATAGGACTTCTTTGTGTGCAAGAACTTCCAAAAGAAAGACCAAGTATATCAACCGTAGTTTTGATGCTCATAAATGAGATAAGGCATCTTCCACCTCCAGGTAAAGTTGCATTTGTTCACAAGCAAAATTCAAAGAGTACTACAGAATCTTCTCAAAAGAGGCATCAATCTAACTCAAACAACAATGTAACTTTGAGTGATGTCACAGGCAGGTAA